The Mycolicibacterium parafortuitum nucleotide sequence CGGTGGCCGAGCCCGAGAGTCTTGCCGGGCTCTCCGATGCCGACCTGATCGACGCCGCCCGGGCAGCGAGCCGGGCCGAGAATGCGGTGTGCGCACGCAAGCTGGCGGTGATGGCCGAACTGTTCGGCCGCCGGGTCGACCTCGCCCCGGAGGAGCGGCTGTACTGGTGGGTGGATCCGCAGGCCGCGGTGACCGCCGAGATCGCCGCGGCGTATCGGATCACCCAAGGGTTGGCGCTGCACCAGACCTACCGCGCCGTCGTGCTGCGGGACCGGCTGCCGCGGGTGGGGGCGTTGTTTCTGGCCGGGACGATCGGCGAGATGCTGGTGCGCGCGATCATCACCCGCACCGACCTGATCACCGATGCGGCCCTGATCGCCGCCGTCGACGCCGAACTCGCCGCCACTGTGACTGGGTGGGGGCCGTTGTCGGTGAAAGCCACCCAAGCCCACATCGACGAGATCGTCGAACGCCACGACCCGGACGCGGTGCGCCAGTCCCGCGACGCCGAGATCGGACCGGCCCTGGAATTCGGTGCCCCCACCGACGCGCCCGGGTTCACCACCATCTGGTCGCGGGTCTTCGACGGCGACGCCGCCGCCGGCTGGCGCACCTTGACCGCGATGGCCTACAGCGTCTGTGACGCCGACCCGCGCACCCTCGACCAGCGCCGCAAGGACGCCTGGGCCGCGCTGTTGCACGGCATCACCAGCCTGGCCTGTCGCTGCGGCAACACCGACTGCGAGGCCGCCGTCAACCCCCGGCCCGTCCCCGAAGTCATCGTCTACGCCCTCACCGACCACACCACCACAAACACCCAACAACCCGTACCTCAAGGTGACCGGTCGGCCGCCGAACTGCGCCACGACACCGTCGAGACCGAGATCGACGCGCCCGCCGAGGAGGTCACCCCGGTCGAGGTGTCACGGGAGAGCGAGGACCGCGACACCTCGGCTGACGACCGTCCCGACAGCGACGCCGCGCCCACCCAGCCCAAGCCGCGCCGCAGCGCCCCCGTCCTGCTCCCGGGCCGGTCGGGCTATGTCTTCGGGTCCGGGTTCCTGCCCGCCCCGTTCTTCGACACCATGCTCAACAGCGCCAAGATCCGCGAAATCATCCACCCCGGAGCGGCTGGGCCGGAGCCGCGCTACACCCCCTCAGCCGCGCTCGCCGCGTTCGTCCGCTGCCGCGATCTGACGTGTCGCTTCCCCGGCTGCGACAAACCGGCCACCACCGCCGACATCGACCACACCGTCCCCCACCCGGTCGGACCCACCCACCCCTCAAACCTCAAAACACTGTGCCGTTTCCACCACTTACTCAAAACGTTCTGGACCGGACCCGGCGGCTGGAAAGACCGCCAACACCCCGACGGCACCATCGTCTGGACCTCACCAACCGGACACACCTACACCACCCACCCCGGCAGCCGACTGCTGTTCCCCGCCCTGTGCAAACCCACCGGCACCCTCTGGACCGGCGACCCACCCCAAGTGCCACACAGCGACAACCGCGCAGCGATGATGCCGCGCCGCACCCGCACACGCGCACAAAGCCGCACCGCCTACATCACCCGCGAACGCCAACACAACGCCGACCACCACGGCGACACACCCCGCGGCAACGACCCACCCTTCTAGCGTGCCGGTGAGTAGTTCGGGCGGCCGAGCCCGAGGGCTTGCTGAGCGATCATGTTGCGGAACACGTCGAGTGTGCCGCCGTAGATGCCCGTCGGCAACGAGAGCCGGAACAGGTACTCGGCATTCAACCCCTCGGGCACCGCAGATCCAGTGCCGCCGATGTCCATCAACTCCGGTGTGATGTCCCGCAACGTCTGTGCGATCGCGACCCGACCGAACATCTCCGGTGTGCTCAGCGCCGCCTCGAGGCGGGCGATGCTGCGCCCCAGCCGGTACGCCACGGAGCCATCGTCCAGCCGATCACCGACCGTCCCCGCGATCCGGTCCACTTCCTCGGCGAGCAGCAACGCATGTTCGGTCATGACCGCGAGCTTCTGCAGCCCGTCCGGGGCGCGCTCCCCCGTGCCGTGCTCGGCATTGAGCGCCTCCCGCAACACAGCCCATCCCCCGTTGACCGGCCCGATGCGGTACCGATCAGGAACCTGCACATCGCTGTAGTACGTGATGTTGGTCCGGTCTCCGTCGACCGTGCGAAGCGCCTGAATCTCGACCCCGGGCGAATCGAGCGGAACCAGGAACATCGTCAGGCTCTTGTGCTTCGGCGCGTTCGGATCGGTGTTGGTGATCAGGTACACGTACTGCGCGTGGTGCGCGTTCGACGTGAACATCTTGGATCCATTGATCACCCAACCGTCACCGTCGCGCACCGCGCGCGTCTTGCACGTCGCGATGTCCGACCCGCCCTCGGGTTCGGTGTAGCCCAGACACAGCCGGTACCGACCCGAAAGCACGTGCGGCAACACCTCCGCCTTGAGCTCGTCGGATCCGAAGTGGTCGACCGCGGTCGCCACCATCGCCGTGGTGGGCCAGTGAAACCACGGGGTGTGCGCCCGGCCGACCTCCAACTCGAAAACCCTCCGCTGCACCGCGGTGAACCCGCCGTCGGTCTCCGGGCGCCAGTCCCGCTCCAGGTATCCCGCCGCGCCCAGCGCGAGATGCACCTGCTCGTCGAAGTTGTCCCCGGTCTCGCGATCACGGCGCAGCACGTCCTCCGTGACCACCGACGCGAGAAACTCGCGCACCTCGTCCCGAAACGCGCGATCCTCGTCGGACAGAGTCACTTCCGAGAAGTCCATCGTCACACCCCCGTCGGCACACCCGCTTGGCGCGTACATCGGAGCGTGACATTATGGCGATGCTTTGTAAAGTGACCGCGAAAGGCGGACCAGCGTGGGAATCGTGACGACGACCTCGGAGACAGCGTTCACCCAGGCCCCTGAGGTGATCTATGACTTCGTGACCAACCCGGTCAACTGGACGAAGACGTATCCGGGCAGCGCGCACGTCGGCAAGATTCCCGAGAAGCTGCCCTTGGAGGTCGGCGACACCTGGACCGAGACCGGGCCCGACGGATCCCGCATCTTCACCTGGCACCTTGCGATCGCGATGCGCCCCAAACTGTGGATGTTCAACTCCGTCGGCAACCTCGGCCACGACGCCGACGGCAACGGCGGGATGCCGGGCCGCATCACCGTGCAGTACAAGTTCACCGAGCCCGGCCCCGGCGTCACGCTGTTCAGCCGCACCATGACCGTTGAGGCGTACCGTGATTCGCCACTACCCGACGGGTTCTTCCGCACGGTGAACCCCGCCAACATCGACGCGTACCACGCCGCGGTCGCCCGCGAGCTCGCGGCGCTGGAGAGCTCAGCGTAGGAACGCCCTGCGCAGCGCCGCGCCCTGGATCTCGAACAGCTGGGTGCTGATCTCCCAGTCCGGAACCAGCGAATCGAAACCGTGACAGGTTCCGCTGATCACGTGCAACTCGACGCTCACGCCTTCCCACATCAGCCGCAGCGCATAGTCGATCGCCTCGTCACGCAGCGGATCCAACTCCGAACACGTGATCAGCGCCGCCGGCAGCGACGCCATCTCGGTGGTGCGTGACGGCACCGCGGAGTCGGGCAGCGGAACCTCTCCGGCGTAGTGCCGCCACATCCACGCAACCGCTTCGGCGTCGAAACCCGGCGTGGTGGTGAACTCCTGCTTCGACGGGGTCGCGCGGTCGTCGAGCACCGGTTGGTGCAGCAGCTGAAACACCACCGGCGGCGCCTCCCCCGCCGCCGAACGCTGCGCCAGCCCGGCCGCCAAGGCCGCACCCGCGCTGCTTCCCGCCACGGCGATGGCCGACGCGTCGATGCCCAGTTCGACCGCGCAGCGCACAGCCCATTCCAGGATCGCCGACGCATCCTCCTGCGCAGCCGGATACGGGTGCTCGGGTGCGAGCCGGTAATCCATCGACAGCACGGTGCAGCGGCCCCGCCGGGCCAGCTCGATGCATTGCCGATGGTCGGTGTCGAGGTTGCCCAGCACGAAAGCCCCTGAATGGCAGTAGATCACCGCCGGGGACTGCGGCGGCCCGCCTCGGTAGATCCGCACCGTGACCGAATGGCCGGCGGGCACCGCAACGTCGCGCTGTTCGACCTCGACGCCGATGAGGTCCGCCGTGCGGGCCGTCTCGGCCCTGCGCTGATTCAGCGAGTCCCGCACGGCCCCGAGTACGGGCGGGGACAGATCGGTGCGCGCGGCGACCAGGTGCCGCAGCGCCGGGTCCAGACGTTCGGCGATGTCGCGCATCACTGCTGCCCCGCGGTCTGGGCGCCGACGTCTATCGGCGCGCGCCGGCGGGAGGTCTGGGTGAACTCGTAGTCCCCGGGGCGGAACCATCGGGTCAGCGCCCAGAAGTCCCGCGCGCTTCGGGGCCATTGGGTGACGACGCGGCCGTTGGGTGCCCGGAAGTAGCTGCTGCACCGGGTCAGCCACACGGTGCCCTGCATCCAGGTGTCGATCTTGTCGAGGTAGCGCTTCGTCACGTCCGGCCGCACCTCGATATAGGACTTGTCCCTGCGCCGCATGTGGGTCAGCGCCCGCACGATGTAGTGCGCCTGGGCCTCCAAGATGAAGATCACGCTGTTGGAGCCGACGTTGGTGTTGGGTCCGTAGAGCATGAAGAAATTGGGGTAGCCCGGGACGGTCATCCCGAGATAGGCATATGCGCCGTTGCGCCACGTTTCGCGCAGCGCGACGCCGTCGACGCCGCGGACATCGATCTGCCCGAGGTAATCGGCCGCGGCATATCCCGTGGCGCACAACACCACATCGACGTCGAGTTCGGTGCCGTCTTCGGTGACCAACGTCCGCGACCGCAGCGCTCGCGCCGGGCTGGACACGACCTCGACGTGCGGTTCCGTCAGCGTCTGCAGGTAGTCCGTCGCGAACACCAGCCGCTTGCACCCGAGCGGATGGGCGGGCGTCAGCTTGGCGCGCAGCTCGTCGTCGGGGACGGTCGCCTCCAGCGTGCGCAGGGCGATGTTCTTGAACTCCTCGGTCTTGTCGCTGCCGTGCTCGATCACCGAGATGTTGGACTCGCTGCGCAGCCACAGCCGGGTCCGGTAGATCTTCTTCGCCAGCGGGATGTGGGCGAACATCCATTTCTCCCGCGCGGTGTACGGGCGGTCGGGCTTGGGCAGCACCCACGTCGGGGACCGCTGCACCGAGTACACCTTGGCCGCCTCCTTGGCCACCTCCGGAACCAGCTGGGCCGCGGTGGAACCCGTCCCCAGCACCGCCACGCGGGCTCCGCGCAGATCCACCGAGTGGTCCCATTTCGCGGTGTGCATGATCGTCCCGGTGAACGGCTCCTCCTCGACGAGGTCGGGCATCACCGGCTGGGTGAACAGCCCGATCGCCGACACGACGATGTCGAAACGGTGTTCCTCACCCGACGACGTGGTCAGCACCCACTGGCGCTGTTCGGAAACCCATGCCGCCGAGACGATCTCGGTGTTCAAGCGCAGCTTGTCACCCAGCTCGTAGCGTTGTGCGCACCGCTCGAAGTACGCCAGGATCTCCGGCTGCCCCGACCACAGCCGTGACCAGTGCGGGTTCAGGTCGAACGAGTACGAGTACAGGTGCGACTTCACATCGCAGGCCAGGCCGGGATAGGTGTTGATCCGCCAGGTCCCGCCGACCCCGTCCTCACGGTCGAAGATGGTGAAATCGTCGAATCCCGCCTTGCGCAGGAAGACCCCGAGCGCCAGCCCACCGGGGCCGG carries:
- a CDS encoding alpha/beta hydrolase gives rise to the protein MRDIAERLDPALRHLVAARTDLSPPVLGAVRDSLNQRRAETARTADLIGVEVEQRDVAVPAGHSVTVRIYRGGPPQSPAVIYCHSGAFVLGNLDTDHRQCIELARRGRCTVLSMDYRLAPEHPYPAAQEDASAILEWAVRCAVELGIDASAIAVAGSSAGAALAAGLAQRSAAGEAPPVVFQLLHQPVLDDRATPSKQEFTTTPGFDAEAVAWMWRHYAGEVPLPDSAVPSRTTEMASLPAALITCSELDPLRDEAIDYALRLMWEGVSVELHVISGTCHGFDSLVPDWEISTQLFEIQGAALRRAFLR
- a CDS encoding HNH endonuclease signature motif containing protein — its product is MFEVSVAEPESLAGLSDADLIDAARAASRAENAVCARKLAVMAELFGRRVDLAPEERLYWWVDPQAAVTAEIAAAYRITQGLALHQTYRAVVLRDRLPRVGALFLAGTIGEMLVRAIITRTDLITDAALIAAVDAELAATVTGWGPLSVKATQAHIDEIVERHDPDAVRQSRDAEIGPALEFGAPTDAPGFTTIWSRVFDGDAAAGWRTLTAMAYSVCDADPRTLDQRRKDAWAALLHGITSLACRCGNTDCEAAVNPRPVPEVIVYALTDHTTTNTQQPVPQGDRSAAELRHDTVETEIDAPAEEVTPVEVSRESEDRDTSADDRPDSDAAPTQPKPRRSAPVLLPGRSGYVFGSGFLPAPFFDTMLNSAKIREIIHPGAAGPEPRYTPSAALAAFVRCRDLTCRFPGCDKPATTADIDHTVPHPVGPTHPSNLKTLCRFHHLLKTFWTGPGGWKDRQHPDGTIVWTSPTGHTYTTHPGSRLLFPALCKPTGTLWTGDPPQVPHSDNRAAMMPRRTRTRAQSRTAYITRERQHNADHHGDTPRGNDPPF
- a CDS encoding acyl-CoA dehydrogenase family protein is translated as MDFSEVTLSDEDRAFRDEVREFLASVVTEDVLRRDRETGDNFDEQVHLALGAAGYLERDWRPETDGGFTAVQRRVFELEVGRAHTPWFHWPTTAMVATAVDHFGSDELKAEVLPHVLSGRYRLCLGYTEPEGGSDIATCKTRAVRDGDGWVINGSKMFTSNAHHAQYVYLITNTDPNAPKHKSLTMFLVPLDSPGVEIQALRTVDGDRTNITYYSDVQVPDRYRIGPVNGGWAVLREALNAEHGTGERAPDGLQKLAVMTEHALLLAEEVDRIAGTVGDRLDDGSVAYRLGRSIARLEAALSTPEMFGRVAIAQTLRDITPELMDIGGTGSAVPEGLNAEYLFRLSLPTGIYGGTLDVFRNMIAQQALGLGRPNYSPAR
- a CDS encoding flavin-containing monooxygenase, whose translation is MARALSVGIIGAGPGGLALGVFLRKAGFDDFTIFDREDGVGGTWRINTYPGLACDVKSHLYSYSFDLNPHWSRLWSGQPEILAYFERCAQRYELGDKLRLNTEIVSAAWVSEQRQWVLTTSSGEEHRFDIVVSAIGLFTQPVMPDLVEEEPFTGTIMHTAKWDHSVDLRGARVAVLGTGSTAAQLVPEVAKEAAKVYSVQRSPTWVLPKPDRPYTAREKWMFAHIPLAKKIYRTRLWLRSESNISVIEHGSDKTEEFKNIALRTLEATVPDDELRAKLTPAHPLGCKRLVFATDYLQTLTEPHVEVVSSPARALRSRTLVTEDGTELDVDVVLCATGYAAADYLGQIDVRGVDGVALRETWRNGAYAYLGMTVPGYPNFFMLYGPNTNVGSNSVIFILEAQAHYIVRALTHMRRRDKSYIEVRPDVTKRYLDKIDTWMQGTVWLTRCSSYFRAPNGRVVTQWPRSARDFWALTRWFRPGDYEFTQTSRRRAPIDVGAQTAGQQ
- a CDS encoding polyketide cyclase is translated as MGIVTTTSETAFTQAPEVIYDFVTNPVNWTKTYPGSAHVGKIPEKLPLEVGDTWTETGPDGSRIFTWHLAIAMRPKLWMFNSVGNLGHDADGNGGMPGRITVQYKFTEPGPGVTLFSRTMTVEAYRDSPLPDGFFRTVNPANIDAYHAAVARELAALESSA